One Bradyrhizobium zhanjiangense DNA segment encodes these proteins:
- a CDS encoding MBL fold metallo-hydrolase encodes MTEQNDTKAKAGAIIVPVTLFEQNCTIIWDEPSKKAVVIDPGGDVPKILDAIKQTGVSVEKIWLTHGHIDHVGGAADLRDALKVPIEGPHEADKFLLDNVVESGARFGMTGVRNFAPDRWLDEGDSVSIGGLQFDILHCPGHSPGSVVFFNKDLRFAHVGDVLFAGSVGRTDLPGGSHATLINSIKTKLLPLGDDVGFICGHGAGSSIGQERMTNPFITGEM; translated from the coding sequence ATGACCGAACAAAATGACACCAAAGCCAAAGCCGGCGCGATCATCGTTCCCGTGACGTTGTTCGAGCAGAACTGCACCATCATCTGGGACGAGCCTTCCAAGAAGGCCGTGGTGATCGATCCCGGTGGCGACGTGCCGAAGATTCTGGACGCGATCAAGCAGACCGGCGTCAGCGTGGAGAAGATCTGGCTGACCCATGGTCATATCGACCATGTCGGCGGCGCGGCCGACTTGCGCGACGCGCTGAAGGTGCCGATCGAGGGCCCGCATGAAGCGGACAAGTTCCTACTCGACAACGTGGTCGAGAGCGGCGCGCGCTTCGGCATGACCGGGGTGCGCAACTTTGCGCCGGACCGCTGGCTCGACGAAGGCGACAGCGTCTCGATCGGCGGCTTGCAGTTCGACATCCTGCACTGCCCCGGCCACTCGCCCGGCAGCGTGGTGTTCTTCAACAAGGACTTGCGTTTTGCCCATGTCGGCGACGTGCTGTTCGCAGGTTCAGTCGGACGCACCGACCTGCCCGGCGGCAGTCATGCCACGCTGATCAACTCGATAAAGACCAAGCTGCTGCCGCTCGGCGACGACGTCGGCTTCATCTGCGGCCATGGCGCCGGCTCGAGCATTGGCCAGGAGCGGATGACCAATCCGTTCATCACCGGCGAAATGTAA
- a CDS encoding winged helix-turn-helix transcriptional regulator — protein sequence MAKAMANARANPARTCPVAAFQKMISGKYKLRIVWDLKDGPRRYGEIRSGLLRGTEGSAEITPRVLSRELKALTASGLIDRKDFGEVPPKVEYRLTRKGRSFVPVVAAIREWGERNLGEPAALADAAE from the coding sequence ATGGCCAAGGCAATGGCGAATGCAAGAGCGAACCCCGCGCGCACCTGTCCGGTCGCGGCATTTCAGAAGATGATCAGCGGCAAGTACAAGCTGCGCATCGTCTGGGACCTCAAGGACGGTCCGCGCCGCTATGGCGAGATCAGGAGCGGCCTGCTGCGCGGCACGGAAGGCAGCGCCGAGATCACCCCGCGCGTGCTCAGCCGCGAATTGAAAGCGCTGACGGCGAGCGGCCTGATCGACCGCAAGGATTTCGGCGAGGTGCCGCCCAAGGTCGAATATCGCCTGACCCGCAAGGGCAGAAGTTTTGTGCCGGTCGTCGCCGCGATCCGCGAATGGGGCGAGCGTAACCTCGGCGAACCCGCGGCGCTGGCGGACGCCGCCGAGTAA
- a CDS encoding PHB depolymerase family esterase: MSLARNVDLLRRLPKLDGLRFAELGRSADSSSPLQEVTNFGDNPGALRMLAFVPAQLQKPRALVVVLHGCGQTASGYDLGAGWSTLAKHYGFALLMPEQQRINNGNTCFNWFNPEDTARDSGEARSIREMIAHMVQAHRIDQRRIFITGLSAGGGMTSVMLATYPEVFAAGAVIAGLPYGIASNLREALDGMFHSPVRPARELGDLVRNATHHRGPWPKVSVWHGSADRTVNPGNANEIVKQWLDLHDLPEVPMAETNVDGYPRQAWWNQDGETLVESYAITDMAHGTPLGLADNDQRYGMEGAFLIEAGISSSYHIAKFFGLTGWIAEAAPKAEAKPATPKPALTPAPHLARSIRAAVAAQPAEAKPERTRSFDLGQIITRALTAAGLMK; encoded by the coding sequence GTGTCACTAGCCCGAAATGTCGATCTGTTGAGACGTCTGCCAAAGCTGGACGGTCTGCGCTTTGCCGAGCTCGGCCGCAGCGCGGATTCATCCAGCCCGTTGCAAGAGGTCACGAATTTCGGTGACAATCCGGGGGCCTTGCGCATGCTCGCCTTCGTGCCGGCGCAGCTGCAGAAGCCGCGCGCGCTCGTCGTCGTGTTGCACGGCTGCGGCCAGACCGCTTCCGGCTACGATCTCGGCGCCGGCTGGTCGACGCTGGCGAAGCATTACGGCTTCGCGCTGCTGATGCCCGAGCAGCAGCGCATCAACAACGGCAACACCTGCTTCAACTGGTTCAATCCGGAAGACACCGCGCGGGACAGCGGCGAGGCGCGGTCGATTCGCGAGATGATCGCTCACATGGTGCAAGCGCATCGCATCGATCAGAGGCGCATCTTCATCACCGGCCTGTCCGCCGGCGGCGGCATGACATCGGTGATGCTTGCGACCTATCCGGAAGTTTTCGCAGCCGGCGCGGTGATCGCGGGCTTGCCCTATGGCATCGCGTCGAACCTGCGCGAGGCGCTGGACGGCATGTTCCATTCACCCGTGCGTCCCGCGCGCGAGCTCGGCGATCTCGTGCGCAACGCCACCCACCATCGTGGCCCCTGGCCGAAGGTGTCGGTGTGGCACGGCAGCGCCGACCGCACCGTCAATCCCGGCAATGCCAACGAGATCGTCAAGCAGTGGCTCGATTTGCATGATCTGCCCGAGGTGCCGATGGCCGAGACCAATGTCGACGGCTATCCGCGCCAGGCCTGGTGGAACCAGGACGGCGAGACCCTGGTCGAATCCTACGCCATCACCGACATGGCGCACGGCACGCCGCTCGGCCTTGCCGACAACGACCAGCGTTACGGCATGGAAGGCGCGTTCCTGATCGAGGCCGGCATCTCCTCATCCTATCACATCGCAAAGTTCTTCGGCCTCACCGGCTGGATCGCGGAGGCGGCGCCAAAGGCGGAGGCAAAGCCTGCGACGCCGAAGCCGGCGCTGACGCCCGCGCCGCATCTCGCCCGCTCGATCCGCGCCGCGGTCGCCGCACAGCCGGCCGAGGCGAAACCCGAGCGGACACGCAGCTTCGATCTCGGCCAGATCATCACGCGCGCGCTGACGGCGGCGGGGTTGATGAAGTAA